From the genome of Borreliella mayonii:
TTAAAGAAATAGAAAAATATCAACTAAGAAATTATTTCAATAATTGCAACTTTAAAACAGCAGCTGCTCTTTCTATTTTGTATTTAAATATTGATAAAGATACTAAGATTGAGGCAATAAATATCTTAAAACAAAATGAAATTGCCCTAATAAAAAAATTCAATATAAAAAAATCTTGTATGAAAGAAAAACAAGAAAAATTAAAAGAAATTCTATACAACACTAGGAAAAAATTAGAAGAAAACGGGTACAATCCCAAACAATTAGAAATAAATTTTCAAAAAGTATACGAAAATTACAAATATAAGCCCCATTTTATTATTGAAAATCATAAATATAGCGATTTAAATAATATAAAGCGTAAATTAGAAAAGTCGATTGAAAGAAAAAAAGAAAATTCTCAACAAAATTATCAAAATTTAAAGGAAAATATTTTCAATATCCTTATTGAACAACTAAAAAAAGAAACAAATATTGAAATTCTAAAGCCAATTATCAAAAAATATTTGAATAACCAAAAGAAAATAGAATACAATAAAGTATTTGGTACATATTATCTTGAATTATTGGAAATAATAAAAAATGAAAAAAATTCTTTAACCACAGAAGAATTTAACATAAAGGCTATATGAGGATTTAACATGGAAAGTGCAATGGAGCCTATTGAAACTATAAAAAAGGGCAAATGTAAAGTTGAATGTCAAAATAAAGAACGCTTTATTTTAATTGAAAAAGAAAATGGTAAAGCAATGTACCATACAAAAATAATGATGGATATTTATAAATTTGGAGTTTATGATAAAAAACATGAATTTAGACTATCATTAAGGGCCCTATTTAATGGGGAAAGAATTGTTGAAGAAACTCACTTATACCCAATTAAAGAAGGAGATAAGTTTATTGGTATTTTTTATGGCTACAGAAAACCAATAAAAAAGCCATTAATAAAGTATCAAATAAACGGAACTAGAAAAGCATATGCATTAGCAAGAGCATATTATATGGAATTTAGATTTAAAGCCGGAAGTGTTTTTTGCTATTTTAAGGGGCTATATCGTTTATTAGATAAAAAAAGAACAAATAATCACTACAACAAAGTTTTATTTAGTATGTTTACGGATTTAGAACAACAAGTATATAAATTTTATGGGAAGAAATACCCGGAACAAGGACCGTTAATAAAATGGATAATAAAAAACCTAAAATAATCACAATAGCGTCAATTAAGGGCGGTGTTGGCAAAAGCATGTTGTCAATTATATTTTCATATATTTTAAGCGAAATGAACAATAAAGTGTTGATTGTAGATTTAGATCCTCAAAATAGTTTAACCAGTTATTTTTTACAATATATCAGAAATATTGAATTGAATAATGTTTATTATCTCTTAAAAAGAGATCAAAACATTGCTTTTAATGAATATATAAATTCAATAAATAATAATATGTATATTATTCCGGCCCATCCAATTTTATGTAAATTTGAAAAAGGAGATATTCCTTATAAAGAGCTTATGTTAGAATATATATTTGATAAAAATTTACATTATTATAATTTTGATTATGTAGTAATTGATACTCCCCCTAGTTTAAGTTCTTTATTGTTTAATGCGTTAAACATTACACATAAAGTTATAATACCTATTCAAGCAGAAAGATGGTCTGTAGAGTCTTTGCCAATATTAATGAATGAAATAAAGGAAGTTGAAATAATAAGAAAGAAAAATATTGATGTGTTAATAATAGAAAATCAATTTATAAAAAATAGAAATACGTATAAAGATATTGAAAGTATTTTGCAGTCAGAATACAAAGATCTTATTAAAGGAAGAGTTCATTTTTATAATTCAATTAAGGTTTTTATAAATGAATTGAAAGAGCCTAATAATAAAGAAATTTATTATCAAGAAATAAAAAAAATATTAAACAATATGTTTTAAAAGTCTTCCGGAAGACTTTTAAAAATAAATCAGAAACTTAGGAGGATTAAGTGTCAAAGTTAAAAGTAAAAAAAATATTATTAAATAATAGAATTGAGGATGTTCAAGAATTTGAAAATGAGGAGCTTGAATATAAAAGCTATAAGGATCAACTTCGTAGAATTACTGTTGATGATGTTGAGAATAAAATTAAAACAATGAAAATCCTATATAAAATAAGAGAAAAAAAACTTTATTTGATTGATGGTTATAAAAAATTTGAAGACTTTTTGTCAGAATTTATAATATCTAGAAGTCAGGCTTTTTTATACCTTAAAATTTATAGAAAAGTATTAGAAGGGAGCATATCAATAAATGATATTAAAGAAAAAGGCTTAAAGGGTGTATATAGAAATATATTAAACGTAGAAATTAAAGAGGATAAGTCAAAGCAAAATCCAATAAAACCCCTAAGATTTCAACTTAAAAAACAGGAAAGTTATAATTTTTATAAAAAAAATGCCAAGTTTACTAGTTTTATGATGGACGAGATTTTTGAAAATCAAAAAGATTTGATTAATAAACTTTTAAAAAAATATAAAGAATTAAAAGGATAATAAAGGGGATTTTGTGAGTAATTTAGCCTACAATGCTCTTAAAATAGAAAATATAAGGTTAGAATTTTTAAATAAGGGGTTTAGTGAAGAGGCAATAGATTTTGTTTTACTTCAGAACGACAATTACAACTTTGAAGTTTTAAAGGAGAAAATGAATTCTTTAGAACAACAAATAATTAATGTAGAAAAGAATTTTCAAAAAGATATAGATAGTGTAAATACTAAAATAGATAGTGTAGAAAAAACTTTGCAAAAAGATATATCTAGTGTAAATACTAAAATAGATAGTGTAGAAAAAACTTTGCAAAAAGATATATCTAGTTTGAATCTTAAAATAGACGGTGTAGAAAAAACTTTGCAAAAAGATATATCTAGTCTAGACAATAAAATAGATATTTTAAAAAATGAACTTAACGCAAGCAATAGAACAATACAAGTAATTCTAATAATGGGAATAACGCTTGCTCCAATTATCTATTCTATATTTAATAAGTATTTTTTCAATTGAAAATGATTAAAATTTTATAAAGTAATAAGTTAGTATATAGCTTTAAAGTAGAACTTATTTGAATTTTTTAACAAGATAATTTAAATAGGTTCTTTTATTTTAACAAATACAAAATAATTTTAATTCTAAATTGAACTGAATTTAATTGTTTAGTGAGTTTATCTAAAATAAATTAAGCTAAGCCCGCGGCTTTATTAAGCTCTTTAACATGAGAATTTAATAAAGCTTTTATTTATTATAATAATTTCTGTAAAAAGCCTGACAAAAATATTTTTTGTTATACATATGTATATGTATAGCTAAAAAAATATATTGCTATCAAAAAAATCCAATTAAGTTGGGTTTAGCTAAGTTCTTTAACAAGAGAATTTAAATAAACCCAACTATTTTTTTGTAAAATTTTTTGTAAAAAAGTTGGCAAAAATAGTTTTTGATATATATTTATTTTTATATAACATAATAGGAGTAAAAAAATGACAAACATATCAAACAATAATAATCCACAAGAAAATATTCAAGGAGATCTCAAAATGATAAGTGTTAATCAACAAAGTTTTACTGGATGCGAAATATTTGAGGAAAAATCTTCTCCCATTAAAGAAAAAAGTAAATTAAGCAAGATAGGTAAGAAATTGCCAGGAATAAGTAGTCAAGAATGTTTTAGATTTAATCGCAATATTGATTTTAGTGTGCAAAGAAACAAGTTAGATAAATACGGTGCTAGTGAAGTAGGCAATATTCTTGTTGGAGGTGCTTGACTTAAAGACTTAATGATAAATAGAGTGCTTAAATATTTTAGAATGAGCCTACCTTTTGAAGAGAATTTGTATATGCTCAAGGGCAAAGAATTAGAGAATTTAGGATTTAGAGAATTTGTTAAAGCACATGGTGATAATATTGATATTTTATATAAAAATAAATATGCCAATGGAGTTGATAAGTATAATTATTTCAAAAAAATGGGCAGTTCAGAAACTTTAGTGGGCTCAATAATTGATGGCTGGTTTATCAATAATAATGGCGATTTAGAACTATTAGAGATTAAAAGTAGCGACTCTAATTATATGAGTAGTGCTATTGCTGAGTACAATAAAAATGGCAATTTTTTAAGCAGTAAATATTTTTTCAAATATTATGTACAAGCACAAATGCAGCTAGCATGCACTGGGCTTGAGTATTGTAATTTGTTCTTTTTAATAGATGCTGCACCAATTAACTGTAAGATTAAAAGAGATGAGGCCTTAATATCAAAAGTGTTTGAATTTGTTAATAAATGTGAATTAGAAATTATAAATTTAAAAAAAGATATTTATAGTAACTATAGAGAGGAATACTTAATGGCACATAATTTTAACGAGGATACGTTTATAAAACTTGTTGAAGATTTAGTAGAAAGGAGTGATTTTTATAGTTCTGGAGTTGAGTTTGATTGGGCAAGAGAATTTATAGAATATGTTGATTGTGCAGATCTTGAAATTAAGGATAATCAATCTGCTGAAAATCTTGCGTATGATTTAATGGAGATTGATAGTCTACAAAAAGAATTAAATAGAATCCAAAACGAAAATAAAAAAAGAGAAAAGCCCATTAAAGATAGGTTGAAGATGCTAATTTACAATATTACAAATACATATCCACTAATTGAGCAGTTAAATTATAAATTTGGAGAGTTTGTGTTTACTCTTGACCCTAAGAAAAGGGCAATATCAGATAGATTGAAGGGACTACTACCAACAAGTGGTACAGTATTTTTCCCTAGCAATATAGCATTTGCAAATAATGTTAGTGTCCCCATGTGAATGGGTGCACTAAAAAATTAAAAAAATAAATTTAATATAGGAGGATTAATTAATGCTTATTAATAAAATAAAACAAGATAATAGAACTTTAAGACCGGAGATACAAAAATGGGGTTGTTACTTTTTGTGTCTACATTACTATACAAGTCTATTTAAGCAACGTGAATTTAATGCGTATGAGATAAATGCAGCGTATTATAGATTTATAGGACTTGGATACATTAAGAGTAATTGTTTTATTATAAATCCATGTATGATACTTAATTATTACGGAATTAGAAGTAGCGTGAGATATGAATCTTTAAATTATTTAGGTGCAGCCAATGAATTTGAAATAAGTGAAGTTAAAATCGATAAGGTTAATGGATATCACTTTATAGCAACAAAGAATAAAGAAATATTATATGATTCACTTGACTTAAAGCCACGTGGGAAAATATTTAAAGTAACTTCAAAACGTATATTTAAACTGAAATAGTTTTACTAAAGTTTAAGGCACTTTTTAGCACATTCATAAGCTTGAATTTTATTAGCAGAAGATAGGCCGTAGATATTATCAATTTCATTGGTTGAAGAATATTTCATAAGTTCTTTAATTTGAAAAGAATTGTAGCCGTTAGATTTCAAATTTGAAATAAATAAATTTCGACATAGATGGAGAGATTTATTTACACGAAACCCCGATTTTTTAAGAAGATTTTTAAATTTATTAGAAATATGGATAATGCTAATTTGG
Proteins encoded in this window:
- a CDS encoding ParA family protein → MDNKKPKIITIASIKGGVGKSMLSIIFSYILSEMNNKVLIVDLDPQNSLTSYFLQYIRNIELNNVYYLLKRDQNIAFNEYINSINNNMYIIPAHPILCKFEKGDIPYKELMLEYIFDKNLHYYNFDYVVIDTPPSLSSLLFNALNITHKVIIPIQAERWSVESLPILMNEIKEVEIIRKKNIDVLIIENQFIKNRNTYKDIESILQSEYKDLIKGRVHFYNSIKVFINELKEPNNKEIYYQEIKKILNNMF
- a CDS encoding chromosome replication/partitioning protein, with product MSKLKVKKILLNNRIEDVQEFENEELEYKSYKDQLRRITVDDVENKIKTMKILYKIREKKLYLIDGYKKFEDFLSEFIISRSQAFLYLKIYRKVLEGSISINDIKEKGLKGVYRNILNVEIKEDKSKQNPIKPLRFQLKKQESYNFYKKNAKFTSFMMDEIFENQKDLINKLLKKYKELKG
- the bdr gene encoding Bdr family repetitive protein is translated as MSNLAYNALKIENIRLEFLNKGFSEEAIDFVLLQNDNYNFEVLKEKMNSLEQQIINVEKNFQKDIDSVNTKIDSVEKTLQKDISSVNTKIDSVEKTLQKDISSLNLKIDGVEKTLQKDISSLDNKIDILKNELNASNRTIQVILIMGITLAPIIYSIFNKYFFN
- a CDS encoding DUF226 domain-containing protein, which codes for MESAMEPIETIKKGKCKVECQNKERFILIEKENGKAMYHTKIMMDIYKFGVYDKKHEFRLSLRALFNGERIVEETHLYPIKEGDKFIGIFYGYRKPIKKPLIKYQINGTRKAYALARAYYMEFRFKAGSVFCYFKGLYRLLDKKRTNNHYNKVLFSMFTDLEQQVYKFYGKKYPEQGPLIKWIIKNLK
- a CDS encoding DUF261 domain-containing protein, producing MLINKIKQDNRTLRPEIQKWGCYFLCLHYYTSLFKQREFNAYEINAAYYRFIGLGYIKSNCFIINPCMILNYYGIRSSVRYESLNYLGAANEFEISEVKIDKVNGYHFIATKNKEILYDSLDLKPRGKIFKVTSKRIFKLK
- a CDS encoding plasmid maintenance protein produces the protein MKGFSNATKNPTCHNKHQHKLISLTSTLDYLNKKDKKYNQKNILYYYNENLKRNGLAPTTLRTMQNYLYKLEKVLKVTTNYYQHMGVNCGTEIYYKLKYPKKECYQKINKYFKEQKNSRFKSRVNNHFKDNVSKNSSVNSVECLNNKNINTKEERKIKEIEKYQLRNYFNNCNFKTAAALSILYLNIDKDTKIEAINILKQNEIALIKKFNIKKSCMKEKQEKLKEILYNTRKKLEENGYNPKQLEINFQKVYENYKYKPHFIIENHKYSDLNNIKRKLEKSIERKKENSQQNYQNLKENIFNILIEQLKKETNIEILKPIIKKYLNNQKKIEYNKVFGTYYLELLEIIKNEKNSLTTEEFNIKAI